The proteins below come from a single Juglans regia cultivar Chandler chromosome 12, Walnut 2.0, whole genome shotgun sequence genomic window:
- the LOC108990788 gene encoding probable indole-3-acetic acid-amido synthetase GH3.1: protein MAVDSHLSSPLDPPACDKDSKALLFIEEMTRETGAVQERVLGEILFRNAETEYLRRFQLNGATDRDTFKSKVPVVTYEDLQPDIQRIANGDRSSIFSAHPISEFLTSSGTSAGERKLMPTIHEELDRRQLLYSLLMPVMNLYVSGLDKGKGLYFLFVKAETKTRGGLLARPVLTSYYKSEHFKTRPYDPYNVYTSPNEAILCADSFQSMYTQMLCGLLMREEVLRVGAVFASGLLRAIRFLQLHWQQLAHDISAGALNPKITDPALRDCMSKIIVKPNPELSKFITQECSGENWEGIIPRIWPNTKYLDVIVTGAMAQYIPTLEYYGGGLPLSCTMYASSECYFGLNLKPMSNPSEVSYTIMPNMCYCEFLPHEPDAPAVSRDSPPPLVDLADVEVGKQYELIITTYAGLCRYRVGDILQVTDFYNSAPQFRFIRRKNVLLSIDSDKTDEAELQKAVDNASALLQEFNTSVIEYTSYADAKSIPGHYVIYWELLVKELANPPTHEVLNLCCLAMEESLNSVYRQSRVADNSIGPLEIRVVKNGTFEELMDYAISRGASINQYKVPRCVNSSPIVELLDSRVTSVHFSPAPPQWNPEQRRCWPHA, encoded by the exons ATGGCGGTTGATTCACATCTCTCCTCCCCGCTTGACCCTCCGGCGTGCGACAAGGATTCCAAGGCACTTCTGTTCATCGAGGAGATGACGAGGGAAACAGGCGCTGTCCAGGAGAGGGTTTTGGGAGAGATACTGTTTCGGAACGCCGAGACTGAGTACCTCAGGAGGTTCCAGCTCAATGGAGCTACGGACCGAGACACGTTCAAGTCGAAAGTCCCTGTCGTTACTTATGAGGATCTTCAGCCTGACATCCAGCGTATTGCTAATGGTGACCGATCCTCCATCTTCTCGGCTCACCCCATTTCTGAGTTCCTAACCAG CTCTGGGACTTCGGCTGGTGAGAGGAAATTAATGCCGACGATTCATGAAGAGTTGGACCGTCGCCAGCTATTGTACAGTCTTCTCATGCCGGTGATGAACCT ATACGTTTCCGGTTTAGACAAAGGGAAGGGACTCTACTTCTTGTTCGTGAAGGCAGAAACAAAGACTCGCGGTGGGCTCTTGGCACGTCCGGTGCTCACCAGCTACTACAAGAGCGAACATTTCAAGACCAGGCCGTATGACCCTTACAACGTCTACACCAGCCCGAATGAGGCTATTCTCTGCGCCGACTCGTTTCAGAGCATGTACACCCAGATGCTCTGCGGCCTCCTTATGCGCGAAGAGGTTCTCCGGGTCGGTGCTGTGTTTGCCTCCGGCCTGCTAAGAGCCATCCGGTTCCTACAACTTCACTGGCAACAACTGGCCCATGACATCTCTGCTGGAGCCTTAAACCCTAAAATTACAGACCCTGCTCTTCGGGATTGCATGTCCAAAATAATTGTCAAACCCAATCCCGAACTCTCCAAGTTCATAACCCAAGAGTGTTCAGGAGAGAACTGGGAAGGTATAATCCCAAGAATTTGGCCTAACACGAAATACCTAGACGTGATTGTAACGGGTGCAATGGCTCAGTACATACCCACTCTTGAATATTACGGCGGGGGGCTACCTCTTTCATGCACTATGTATGCCTCCTCCGAATGCTACTTTGGGCTTAACCTCAAGCCAATGTCCAATCCTTCTGAGGTTTCCTACACTATCATGCCAAACATGTGTTACTGCGAGTTCTTGCCACACGAGCCGGACGCTCCAGCTGTATCTCGTGACTCACCTCCACCGCTTGTTGACCTTGCCGACGTCGAAGTTGGGAAACAATACGAGCTCATAATCACCACCTATGCCGGGCTTTGTCGCTACCGAGTGGGCGACATCCTACAAGTCACAGATTTCTACAACTCGGCTCCCCAATTTCGCTTCATAAGAAGAAAGAACGTGTTGTTGAGCATCGACTCGGACAAGACGGACGAAGCTGAGTTGCAAAAGGCTGTCGATAATGCATCAGCGCTCCTACAGGAATTCAACACAAGTGTGATCGAGTACACGAGCTATGCAGACGCAAAATCAATACCAGGACACTATGTAATTTACTGGGAGTTGCTGGTGAAGGAACTGGCTAACCCTCCGACTCATGAGGTCCTGAACCTATGCTGCTTAGCCATGGAGGAGTCTCTGAACTCGGTGTACAGACAAAGCCGAGTTGCAGACAACTCGATCGGTCCCCTTGAGATCAGGGTGGTCAAGAACGGCACCTTTGAAGAGCTCATGGATTATGCAATCTCCCGGGGTGCATCTATCAACCAGTACAAAGTTCCAAGGTGCGTTAACTCCTCCCCGATCGTGGAACTCCTCGACTCCAGAGTGACTTCGGTGCATTTCAGCCCTGCGCCGCCGCAATGGAACCCCGAACAACGTCGATGTTGGCCGCATGCATGA